A stretch of DNA from Montipora capricornis isolate CH-2021 chromosome 1, ASM3666992v2, whole genome shotgun sequence:
aaaaaggtgtgttttgtgcagggtcaaggccaaaaatacatagaaaaacatgaaacaaaggaacttgtccagttttataaccatctccatgcattaagtTGAGAAAGTTCTGCTGTGCTTTGTGCCTTTACATCGATCCCCGCTCACTAATGATTAACAAGTCTGTATTTTCCAGCGATGGCTCAGAGATTCTCGAAAATAATGGCGACTCTTATCAGGAGTCGAACAACTGACGTTACCATTCAAGTTCAGTCATTCAACGACTTGTGCGTTATTTTTTGCAGACAAACTAACCGCAGGGAGCAAAGATACCATCAGCTATAAAGGCCATCAGTACTGCCAAATGGGAGTTAGCCTTTCACATATAGTGGTGAGGCAACAgtaacaataattaacaattattcgccgaaggcgaagtgattatcggtgaatattcaccgataatcactgagcctgaggcgaataattgttttagtattttagccattttgtccgtcgaggtgattatcggctgataatccgagatagcgagccaatgagagttcgcgattttgtataatcatcctgtgtatttatactaaatagtattattatacatcagactcactatgaaaaatctgattggtcgagagcattcaatcaattcacaatagcttgtgaacttgacatgataaatgtaatatctgctgcagatattacatttatcatgtcaagttcaacgtctgcctggttactaagccctttggagtgttctcctcagaaacaaaatggctgaacgcttcgcttctgtttctgaggatgaattatgtgaaaaatgtataataaaacaattattgaattcggttttcgcatgatatcatgaattatcagccttcggcttcggcagataacacagaccttttgataattcatgatatcatgctcaacctcatccaataattgtttattatcatttttccttcctttttactggccgagagcccaccacgtgacatgcaaataactgcctacaaataagtgttttatactgctcatgcgtaattgaaaccacgctcttgagtgaaaatggcagttcgctttcctgaACTTTCAGAAAGTGATTTTATTGTTGagaattgtgaaaaacaaacttagtcatcgaatgataaaacaattattaaactcggttatcgcaaaatatcgtgatttgtcagcgtctcgcagatcaattattaattattaataattgacCTGCTCGCCACTGaaaaatcacgatattttgctcaacctcacccgataattgttaattgtaaGCAGGGTACGTTTGATACACTGTTAACTTCCGGTTGATTGACCATCGGACTACAGTTCCGGTTCAAACGTCTGAATTTTTTACTAACTTTAATCTACATCATTTTTCACACGATTCAAGCGAATCGAGACCAAAAGGGTCAGCCAAAATATGTTTTATCGACGAATTACAAGATGAAaactggcgcagtggtgagagcactcgcctcccaccaatgtgacccgggttcaattcccagactcggtgtcatatgtggattgagttcgttggttctctactcttctccgAGGGGTTTTTTTCCGGGTAGTACGGTTTtgccctctcctaaaaaaccaacacttaacttgatttgcgttaatttgttgatttcggTTTACCGTGTCCCCAataagtgctccagcgctagaagactagacacttcccttattattatttataggaaattaacgctccatgAAACTAACGCGAATCGTTAAACTTCGCGTTAATTAACTCGCGCTTAATACATTGAGCGTTATTTTCCTCGACGTTAATTAAGTGCAGCTTTAATTTCCTCGCTCttaatttccattattttaaccctAGTTTTGAAACCTTTCCAGAAATCCATGCCacctaaaaaacaataaaagaaaggCACAAGCTCTCTTTCTTTCCGATAACCTCTACATTAATTAGAACTTTGAGGACTGTTTTGTTGACCAGGGGCTCAGTTTtgttcagtgatttttttttatatccaGTGTTGGTCACCACCAATTGTGTCTTGATCGCGTTAGTTTCCTTTATTGTGAAATTCTACCTCGTCAAGTTCGTGTTAATTTTCCTCATTTGAAAGTCGTTTTACattaaattcgcgttaatttccaataccttaatttcatggagcgttTATTTCCTACAATAaggtaaataaagttcctttcctttccttgtggCTGCCATCAGCTGACCAGTGTCCACTGGATTTTCAGTGTGATACTAAAAGTAGCGTGTCCCTGTAAGTTGGGACCGATTTGTCAGTCAGGTTCAATACGTTTTATGAAACATGGAAATCAAGACTCATCTCTCACAGGCCTCTGGAacacttccttccttccttctatCATGACTGAGTGTTTTGAGTCTTGAGTCCTTGAAACTTTTTGAAAGGTCCAGGACTCGGCCAGTTCAGTTTCTAAAGTAAACAGTGAGTCTGACCTTTTCTAATTCCAGGAACCGGGCGTTAGCGAACCTTATCTCTTGGTGGGAGCACCGGGTGGTAAAGAATTACCAAGGTTTGACATGTAAAATTAATTAGTACATTAATCAAAGGTAAATGACTGGCATGCATGTAAAGAAGGACAAGCTATTGACAAACATGTATCTCCCgagaagaaaacgaaacaaaaaacgAACGGGAAATAATAACTATTATCGTTTAGACAGGATTGAGTTTATTCAAAGCAAGCCTGCGTTGCAAGCGTTTCTTTTGGTTTCAGAGAACGTTTTCTCGGTCAAAACATCGAAACAAAAAGCCCACTTTTCAGTCTATCTCTTCTGTGCCTCACGGAAAACGCCTGCTATGGAGGCTAATTCAAACCAGGCTTAGTGGGTATTCCGTGACAATGTTGCCGTAGTTTTAACTTGGATCAGCACTACAGGGGAACTGGTGGAAACATTTAAATAACTTACGAGCTTGATGTCTTAAAAATAATTACTAATGCTAATAACTTTTTCTGTTCTCAGCCGATTTTTTGAAAGTTTAAAACGTATTTATTCTGCAAATGTAGGCTTTTGAGAATTGTGGCTCACATTAAAAGCAATTGTTTTAAAAGGACTGTGGTGCCGTTGTGATTGGGGAATCATCTCAACTCAGCGACTCAATAGGATTGATTTTCCCACAACCAACATCAGATTGTGTTGCTGACAGCTGGCTTAAATCTAAATTACGGAAACTTCAAAACAGTGGAAAAATAACCTTGCTTTGAGCAACTCAGCTTAGTTTATTGGTGTAATTACTCCTTTCCCCTAATCTCTTTTTCAGGAGAAGCCTTGTACATTCAAGACGTTGCAGTCGTAAAGGTTTTGATGAAGACTAACTCGCCACTTAGCTATCAAGGTTAGTGAGCAAATAATTTGCAAGAAAAACCACTCTGGTTTCACAACCTCTTTGTCCATGCCCATCAGTAACCCGTTTGGCCATAAAAGAATAATAGCACTTGTTCATCGATTTTACTCTGGCTGACAACTGACAATTTTACATAAGTAAGTTTAAGGTTTTGTTACCATTATGCTATTTTCTGTATTTGGGGTTCTTTCTGCTTTGAATGAGAATGTATCGATTGCAAATAAGGCGCGTGTGAATGACGAAAACAACACGgacgaaaccattcaaatgtcctttatttgaccTAAGAAccgaaatgacgagtgacaagcgatgactaGATACAGTGTAAAGCCACAAGTTTTACATGATGGTTGCCTGGCAACACGCAAAGGCAAAGGTACAAATTGGAGCGCAaggcagaattcgaacgtaaccTCTTTCGTTATGCTCTACCATGAAGCTACAAGAACTGGATCTCGGTTTCCCCATTCAAAGTCGTCGTGTGATAAATGTGGTACAGCAACTTCTGACGCTCAGCCCAGAAACAATCATATCTCTTTGACAAAGGCAGAATACAACGTTAGCATCAATAGTTGCCTTATCAGTTTCTgtaactggcttttaatctgaaaaaaaaatgaaacatcgTGCTTGTTTCGTGtaagtgaataataattaataattcgagatatttacccaggaagctccactcacccggaagtggttttcagggaggtgCTGCATCctgatcgaattggaatttaaaGGTGTTGGGGAAGTGAAGTGAGATAGTTGCAAAATTTAGCAGCAAGCTGTTATAGTCAGCCAGTTACCAATGCGAGAAAACATCAGTGGTACAAAGTTTTAGTGTCATCGGAAGTGCAGGCGTAGCTTAACATCTttcaatgttctctttttgaAATTGTTGCTTCTCTGGGTTATTCTGTGGAAAGGGTTTGTGAGAGCAAAAAGGCAGTGAATTGTTGGGAGAAAGGacaatttacttttctttcttggAAAATAAAAGGGTGAAAACTATCATgcagacaagaaaaaaagaagaacagttATCATTGGTCACCACTAACGAAATTTATTAAAGCATTCCCAGCTTACTGGTTCTGTGAAACTACTAGCAAGTACTGATGTATCTAAATCTACTGGATGATAACATGCGGTTTTGTAATCGCGAGTTAAGCAGTTCGATTCCTTGATGACCAATACGATCCATCCCCTGTTAGCAATTGATAGTAACAGGCATGTCACGGATACAAATGACACAGAGGCTTAAAAGTTCTGTGGTCGTATTTTCATCTCAGACCGCTTGACAGAGTAGTGACTATTTTTTCCAATAATACCAGGTCATTCCACTTCCATCGGTCTTGCCATTAAGATACAGACCATTCAGGTTGGAGTAGTGACAACTCTTGTACCACCAGGCACCTTTATGTAGCTTGATGCACAGTTGGCTGAATAGTTATCATTATCGCGATCCTTGGTGCTAAACGCTTGGCCGCGGTGATAGCCAAGGGAATCACGTGCCGTGCctaaatgaaaaggaaggaaaggaactttatttaagtttctgtcgttctagcgctggagcgctaattggggacactgtaaactgaaattaacaatgaaagcaaatcaagtcaaatgttggtttttgaggagaggggaaaaccggagtacccggaaaaaaaacgtctcggtgcagagtagagaaccaacaaactcaacccacatatgacaccaagtctgggaatcgaccACTGCCCCATCCCTGCACCGTGAAAAGAAATCGAATTAAGGAcagtacctactattgttattgcgcatacgttctgcgcatctctagatactccggtttcctatcggtgatgcttactaatatagtTGTgtctttgcgcggtttaaaactatccggagaaactagatcttagtaagtcctgttggtatccaaaaagaaaattgggggtaaccatgcattttgagAGAGAATAattaaggaggcagtgtggcccagtggttagggcgcttgccttgagatccggagatcccggttcaagacccgctctaaccactcgtcgaatttgatcctggtagtccctggttcaacttcccagctgcacttgtaaatagccaactggtttgcctccggccagttgggattcttaacagttgttgttgttgttgtgttctgttgtttcgttgattgtttcattggccctgaaaagcccctatggggcgttaagtaagtatgtattgtataatCATAAAATCTCTaattttagaaagaacgccatacattgctttgtattttaaagctttttacaaatattattcagcaattatctttgaaaaatgcgtggttaccccaattttctatttggatttcaacaacaattgttaagagatctacgtttcctgtataatcataaaccgggacaAAAGTGCCTTTGAATTGATAGGCACAGTAATCAAAAGCAAATCAAtatcttaacttttttttagaatgctacaaatccttaattaaaatgatacacgatattgtttcttgtttctgaCTACTTGCCATGAAATCGATGTAATGTGTTTATCACCACTACTGAAATGATAACCCAGGGTTTTCAGTAAAAAgtctttttccgttttttttttttggctaactCGCTGGCTTTGACAATTTGTTTTGGCACTTCTATTGGAGATACACTTCATCTACTTGAAATGAGAAAGTTTGCCCATCTCAATTAACACATACAGGGTTGTTATTTAATCACCAGAGTTTGCAAACCTGAATATGTCCCCAAACTCAGCTGGTATTTTGCTCGCTCGCTTGCCACTGTAACTGAACTGTACTCggcaaatgctgtatttcatgaatgtcttccaagtccacgcgaagcttgttgctgctgcttaCAGTCAGGCGGAATCTTGTCCAGTCCAAGCCAAAACTCTCCATTTAGATTACCAAAGCCTCGTTTGTAGGCGTCCCACGCGCGGAAGAAATCTACTACGGAGCcgtcttgtcttttttgaaagaccgtCCACCCTCCGCCAGCcgttttttgatcacagtacacttcaaattctcccaaacCATCGGGGTCGATTTTGTACACACCACTGATCTTTTCGCCAGAATTGTAAACATCGGCGCAGTTCTTGAAGACTGAAAATTACAGAAGCAGAATGAATTTCTGTCAGTTAagttttggtttcattctta
This window harbors:
- the LOC138015189 gene encoding fibrinogen C domain-containing protein 1-like; this translates as MGTAGDSLGVHRGHAFSTKDRDNDDYLAGNCASGYKSGWWFEKCHYANLNVFKNCADVYNSGEKISGVYKIDPDGLGEFEVYCDQKTAGGGWTVFQKRQDGSVVDFFRAWDAYKRGFGNLNGEFWLGLDKIPPDCTARDSLGYHRGQAFSTKDRDNDNYSANCASSYIKVPGGTRVVTTPT